Proteins from a genomic interval of Pirellulales bacterium:
- a CDS encoding sigma-54 dependent transcriptional regulator has product MPPLDPQSGPPIKGIIGSGKAMQDVYRLTRQVARSNASVLLLGETGTGKELIAKAVHQLSTRGSGPFVRVNCGGLVESLLESELFGHVRGSFTGAVANRTGRFEAAHTGTIFLDEINSTTQKLQVKLLRVLQEREFERVGDTQTIRVDVRVIAASNRDLQELVDKEEFREDLYYRLNVVPVHLPPLRQRREDIPELVGHFLTYYNEENDRYVAHVEKRALEALQDYHWPGNVRELQNVIERAVVMATGDELICDLLPATLLGEKQPRTSRIRGADVETLTYELVQQGLNGAGPNEDSLYTKIVNRLERELIAQVMTSCDNIQTKAATRLGINRNTLHKKLKEYGLEEEGAEG; this is encoded by the coding sequence ATGCCCCCGTTAGATCCACAATCTGGTCCGCCGATTAAAGGCATCATTGGCTCCGGCAAAGCCATGCAGGATGTCTATCGCCTTACGCGCCAGGTGGCTCGATCGAATGCCTCGGTATTGCTCTTAGGCGAAACGGGTACGGGCAAGGAATTGATCGCCAAGGCGGTGCATCAACTCAGCACGCGGGGCAGCGGGCCCTTTGTGCGCGTCAATTGCGGCGGGCTGGTGGAGAGCTTGCTGGAAAGCGAATTGTTCGGCCATGTGCGCGGCTCGTTCACCGGGGCTGTGGCCAATCGCACCGGCCGGTTTGAAGCCGCCCACACCGGCACGATTTTTCTGGACGAAATCAACTCCACGACGCAAAAACTGCAAGTGAAATTGCTGCGCGTGCTGCAGGAACGCGAATTCGAACGGGTGGGCGATACGCAAACCATCCGGGTTGACGTGCGGGTCATTGCGGCCAGCAATCGCGATTTGCAGGAACTGGTCGACAAAGAGGAATTTCGCGAAGACTTGTATTACCGGCTGAATGTGGTGCCCGTTCATCTGCCGCCCTTGCGCCAACGGCGGGAAGATATTCCCGAATTGGTCGGACATTTTCTCACCTACTACAATGAGGAGAACGATCGCTACGTGGCGCATGTGGAAAAGCGCGCCTTGGAGGCATTGCAAGATTATCACTGGCCGGGGAATGTGCGCGAATTACAGAATGTAATCGAACGGGCCGTAGTCATGGCCACGGGGGACGAACTCATTTGCGATTTGCTGCCGGCCACGCTGTTGGGCGAAAAGCAGCCCCGCACCAGCCGCATTCGGGGTGCCGATGTCGAAACCCTGACCTACGAATTAGTGCAGCAAGGTTTGAACGGGGCCGGCCCGAACGAAGACAGCCTGTACACGAAAATTGTCAATCGCTTGGAGCGGGAGTTGATCGCCCAGGTGATGACATCGTGCGATAACATTCAAACCAAAGCCGCCACGCGTTTGGGAATCAACCGCAACACGCTGCACAAGAAGTTGAAGGAATACGGGTTGGAAGAGGAAGGAGCGGAAGGGTGA